The segment GCGCGCGGGTCGCCGCGCCAGCCCGTGTGCAGGTCGGCCCCGTCCCGGCCGGTCACCGTCATCGGGGTCAGGAAGCGGGAGGCCTGGAACCCGGTGGCGTAGACGAGGACATCGGCGTCGTGTGCCACGCCGCCGGCGGTGAGTCCGGCCGGTGTGACCCGGTCGATGGGTGCGGTCACCAGGCGGACGTCGTCCCGTTGGAGGGTGGCCAGCCAGCGGCCGTCGTCCCGCAGCACGCGTTTGGCGCCGACCGGGTAGCCCGGCGTCACCGCGTCCAGCAGCTCGGGGTCGTCGGGCAGCTGGGCCGCCATCGAGGCCAGCAGGCTGCTGCGCAGTTCCTCGTTGAGGGCGGAGACGGCGCGCTCGGTGGGCGGGTGGCCGGGGTCGACGATCCAGCCCTCCAGGATGCCCCGCAGGCCCGGGGCGAGGAGCCAGAAGCGGTACCACCGGTCGTAGTACGGCAGGTGCTCGCACAGCCAGCGGGCGCCGGCGGGCATCGGGCGGCGGTAGTGCGGAGTGGGCCGCAGCCAGGGCGGGTTGCGCATGAAGACGGTGACCTCGGAGGCCGTCCCGGCGATCTCGGGAACGATCTGGTAGGCGCTCGCGCCGGTGCCGACGACGGCGACCCGCCGCCCGGTGAGGTCGACCGAGTGGTCCCAGGCGGCCGAGTGGAAGGCGGGGCCGGCGAAGGTGTCCCGGCCGGGCAGGTCCGGCAGCAGGGGCCGGTTCAGCTGGCCCACGGCGCTGATGACGGCGTGGTGGCCGGCGGTCCGGGTGCCCTCCGGTCCACGGAGGGTGAGGTGCCAGCGGGCAGCCGTCTCGTCCCAGCGCAGGGCGGTGACCTCGGTGCCGAGGCGGAGGTGGTCGGTCAGCCCGGCCTGCTTGGCGAAGGTGCGGAGGTAGTCCAGGACGACGTCCTGGGTGCAGAAGTGGTCGGGCCAGTCGGCCTTCGGGGCGAAGGAGTAGTTGTAGAGGTGGCTGGCCACGTCGGTCCGGCACCCGGGGTAGGTGTTCTCCAGCCACGTCCCGCCGACGTCGGGGTTCTTGTCGTAGATCACGAACGGGATGCCGGCCTGCGCCAGGCGGTGGCCGGCCAGCAGTCCGCTGAAGCCGGCACCGATGACGGCGACGTGGAAGTCCCGGCCCGGTCCGAGCTCGTCGAGGGTCCAGTCGGGGGCCCGGGGATCCTGGCCGGGGCGGACGATCTCCTCCGCCAGCAGCGGCAGCAGGTCCTCGGTGCCGTCCCCCATGGCCCAGGTCGTGATCGTGCGCAGCAGCTCGCGGTCCGGCGGGCCGGGCGGGGTGCCGGGGGCGCGGTCGCCGAGCCGCAGCAGGACCTGTACGGCCCGCTCGCGGATCTCGGCCTGCCGCTCCTCGGACAGGCCGCCCTGGGGCGCGAACAGCCAGCCGGGAGCCCGGAGGTCGTCGCGCAGCAGGGAGGTGTCGCCGGTCAGGTGCGCGAGCGTCATCAGCAGCGCGGGGACCTCCGCCCCGGCCAGGTGCCGGCGCAGGGTCTCCGCGTCACCGGGGAACGGTGCGACGGGCCGGTGGATCGCCATGGGAACATCCGCCTTCGCAGTGGGTCAGCGTGCCGGGCTGGGCGTGGTGAACTTCCGGTCGACGTAGACGGCGGGGGTCCCGTGGCCGTCGGCGAGCCGGTGGTCGACGACCTTGCCGACGAGGATGGTGTGGTCCCCCGCGTCGTACCGCCCGTCGACCAGGCAGTCGAGGGTGGCCAGGGCGTCCTCGACGACCACGCCCCCGCGCGGCGTCCGGGCGAATCCCCCGCCGGCGAACTTCTCGGCCGTGCTGGTCGCGAAGCGCCGGGCCAGTTCCGTGTGGTGGCCGCGAAGCAGGCTGACCGCGAACTCCGCGCTGCGTTCGAACACCGGGGAACACCGCGCCGACTTGGCGACACAGATCAGCAGCAGCGGCGGGTCCAGGGACACCGAGCACAGGGAGCTGACGGTCAGACCGTGCGGTGCGCCGGTCTCGTCGCAGGCCGTGACGACGGCGACCCCGGTGGGGAAGCGGGCCATGGCGTCCTTGAATTCATCGGACATCGTGTGCACGCCCCGTCAACTCGACGGGCTTGCGGCGGCGTTGACGAGATCCAGGACCGCGCGCGGGGTCGTCAGCTGCGGTATCCGGTCGTCGGGGACGGGCACGCCGTAGTCGGCGGTGATGCGGGCGGCGGTCTCCAGCATGGCCAGCGAGTCGTAGCCGAGGCTGGTGAAGTCCGTGTCGAGGATGTCGCCGGAGAGGCTGTCGTCGTCGGTCTCCCCTGCGCACTCGATCAGCAGGCGCCGGAGGTCGTCGAGGGTCATCTGAGGCATGGTGGGCTCCTTGAGAGGTGTCGGTGGTACGGGCCGGTGGGCCGGTTCCGGGCGAAGGGTGGTCACGGTGCGGGGACGGCGCGGACGACGACCGCGCTGTTGAACCCCCACTTGCCGCGGGCGAGGACCAGGGCCGAGGACACCGGGCCGGGACGGGGCGCGCCCCTTACCAGGTCGATCCGGTAGTCCTCGGGCACCTCGGTGGTGCCGGCGGTCGGCGGGATCACGGCGTCGCGGAAGGACAGCAGCGCCGCGCAGACGTCCACCGGCCCGCCTCCGGCGTAGAGGCGTCCGGTCAGCGTCTTGGGCGCGGTCACCGGCACCCCGCACGGCCCGAACAGACCGCTGACGGCCTCGGCTTCGGCCCGGTCGAGGTCCGGTACGCCGGAGGCGTCGGCGAACACCACGTCGATGTCGTCCGGGGTCATCCCGGCGTCGGCGAGCGCCAGTTCCGCGGCGCGGCGCAGGCCGGGCGGGCGCGGTGAGCCCGGGGGCGGGTCGAAGGTGGTGGCGTATCCGGCGATCTCGCCGTAGACGTGCGGGGCACCGCGGCGGGCCGCCGCCCCGGCGGACTCCACCACGAGGATCGCGCCGCCCTCGCCGGGGACGTAGCCACGGGCGTGGGCGTCGAAGGGCAGATAGGCGCGGGACGGGTCGGTGGCGGTGCTCAGGCGGCCGCCGGATATCTGTGCCACCCACCCCCAGGGGTCCAGTGCCGAGTCGACGCCGCCGGTGACGACCATCGGCGTACCGCGCAGCACGGTCCGGCGGGCGTGGCCGAGGGCGTCCAGTCCGCCGGCCTGCTCGGCGACGAGTGCGCTGCC is part of the Streptomyces platensis genome and harbors:
- a CDS encoding acyl carrier protein gives rise to the protein MPQMTLDDLRRLLIECAGETDDDSLSGDILDTDFTSLGYDSLAMLETAARITADYGVPVPDDRIPQLTTPRAVLDLVNAAASPSS
- a CDS encoding flavin-containing monooxygenase; translation: MAIHRPVAPFPGDAETLRRHLAGAEVPALLMTLAHLTGDTSLLRDDLRAPGWLFAPQGGLSEERQAEIRERAVQVLLRLGDRAPGTPPGPPDRELLRTITTWAMGDGTEDLLPLLAEEIVRPGQDPRAPDWTLDELGPGRDFHVAVIGAGFSGLLAGHRLAQAGIPFVIYDKNPDVGGTWLENTYPGCRTDVASHLYNYSFAPKADWPDHFCTQDVVLDYLRTFAKQAGLTDHLRLGTEVTALRWDETAARWHLTLRGPEGTRTAGHHAVISAVGQLNRPLLPDLPGRDTFAGPAFHSAAWDHSVDLTGRRVAVVGTGASAYQIVPEIAGTASEVTVFMRNPPWLRPTPHYRRPMPAGARWLCEHLPYYDRWYRFWLLAPGLRGILEGWIVDPGHPPTERAVSALNEELRSSLLASMAAQLPDDPELLDAVTPGYPVGAKRVLRDDGRWLATLQRDDVRLVTAPIDRVTPAGLTAGGVAHDADVLVYATGFQASRFLTPMTVTGRDGADLHTGWRGDPRAYLGITVPGFPNLFCLYGPNTNLVGQGGSIVYFSECAVTHVLGVLRMLLAGGHRSAEVRPETHDAYNRWVDAGNRQRAWGWSAVGGWYNANGRSATNWPYSAQEYWRRTRTADPADYVLRRP
- a CDS encoding ketosynthase chain-length factor — its product is MTQQREAVLVTGIGLIAPNGAGLEPYWAAVLEGRSGIGELTRFDAARYPVRLAGQIDAFDAAEHLPSRLLPQTDVSTRYALVAADWALADAKIGPDDFDDYEKGVVTANASGGFEFTHREFHKLWSQGPGAVSVYESYAWFYAVNTGQISLRNGLRGPGSALVAEQAGGLDALGHARRTVLRGTPMVVTGGVDSALDPWGWVAQISGGRLSTATDPSRAYLPFDAHARGYVPGEGGAILVVESAGAAARRGAPHVYGEIAGYATTFDPPPGSPRPPGLRRAAELALADAGMTPDDIDVVFADASGVPDLDRAEAEAVSGLFGPCGVPVTAPKTLTGRLYAGGGPVDVCAALLSFRDAVIPPTAGTTEVPEDYRIDLVRGAPRPGPVSSALVLARGKWGFNSAVVVRAVPAP
- a CDS encoding flavin reductase family protein, whose protein sequence is MSDEFKDAMARFPTGVAVVTACDETGAPHGLTVSSLCSVSLDPPLLLICVAKSARCSPVFERSAEFAVSLLRGHHTELARRFATSTAEKFAGGGFARTPRGGVVVEDALATLDCLVDGRYDAGDHTILVGKVVDHRLADGHGTPAVYVDRKFTTPSPAR